Proteins encoded together in one Microbacterium sp. ABRD28 window:
- the cofC gene encoding 2-phospho-L-lactate guanylyltransferase has protein sequence MPEASAWVIVVPVKATTRGKSRLAVDGFDRVALARAIALDTVAAAASCPLVSQVIVVTDEATLPLHAADIPGLRFVPEGEARGLNAAIAVGMEAAGERMPRAALLGDVPALRGEDLAVALRGAAGVERGVVADAEGTGSTLVTARAGVPWRSAFGEGSFAAHRAMGCAALEVPSESTLRRDVDTADQLRDAAAIGLGPRTAAMLG, from the coding sequence ATGCCTGAAGCCTCCGCGTGGGTGATCGTCGTCCCGGTGAAGGCGACCACCCGGGGGAAGTCGCGGCTCGCCGTCGACGGGTTCGATCGTGTCGCGCTCGCGCGGGCGATCGCTCTGGACACCGTCGCGGCCGCCGCATCCTGTCCCCTCGTCTCGCAGGTGATCGTCGTGACCGACGAGGCGACGCTGCCGCTCCACGCGGCCGATATCCCCGGTCTGCGGTTCGTGCCCGAAGGAGAGGCGCGGGGACTGAACGCCGCGATCGCCGTCGGCATGGAAGCGGCGGGAGAGCGGATGCCGCGGGCCGCCCTCCTCGGTGACGTGCCGGCGCTGCGGGGCGAGGATCTCGCGGTCGCGCTCCGTGGAGCGGCGGGCGTCGAGCGCGGCGTCGTCGCCGACGCCGAGGGCACCGGGTCGACGCTCGTGACGGCGCGGGCGGGTGTGCCGTGGAGATCGGCGTTCGGTGAAGGGTCGTTCGCCGCGCATCGTGCGATGGGATGCGCGGCGCTGGAGGTGCCGAGCGAGTCGACGCTCCGACGCGATGTCGACACGGCGGATCAGCTGCGCGACGCGGCCGCGATCGGGCTCGGGCCGCGGACGGCGGCGATGCTCGGGTGA